In a single window of the Deinococcus aetherius genome:
- a CDS encoding SWIM zinc finger family protein, which yields MSLTPEELLRSAPGKVRERAQTLRGQITHRERQGETYRSRVRGSRPAPYRVRINLQNGEVSCSCPDEYNAICKHAAATLIVLQDDPGSFLLGLPPRRLPKVDGWADADVERLLDRLHDLYPEVVTDWARQLTHDDEEEWG from the coding sequence GTGAGCCTCACCCCGGAGGAGTTGCTGCGCTCCGCCCCCGGCAAGGTGCGTGAGCGGGCACAGACGTTGCGCGGGCAGATCACCCACCGCGAGCGGCAGGGCGAGACCTACCGGTCGCGCGTGCGGGGCAGCCGCCCGGCGCCGTACCGGGTGCGGATCAACCTGCAAAACGGCGAGGTCTCGTGCTCCTGCCCCGACGAGTACAACGCGATCTGCAAACACGCCGCCGCCACCCTCATCGTCCTGCAGGACGACCCCGGCTCGTTCCTCCTAGGACTGCCTCCGCGCCGCCTGCCCAAAGTGGACGGCTGGGCAGATGCGGACGTGGAACGGCTGCTGGACAGGCTGCATGACCTCTACCCCGAGGTGGTGACCGACTGGGCCCGCCAGCTCACCCACGACGACGAGGAGGAGTGGGGCTGA
- a CDS encoding UDP-N-acetylmuramoyl-L-alanyl-D-glutamate--2,6-diaminopimelate ligase, which produces MRLRDLAAVLAVPSPDLPDVEVRGVTHNAAWVEPGFAYVAIRGARFDGHSFLDEVAERGAVAVLGEGLPEGLASPLPYLTVRSARAALADAAAALTGHPSRKLKVVGVTGTDGKTTTSWLTRHLLRAAGLETGLLSTVGYELPDGVLRHFPAHFTTPEAPQVQATLAGIVAAGARAVVLEASSHALALDRVRGVDWDVAVWTHLSSEHLDFHGTVENYFAEKRKLVERARHAVLNADDPWTERLTGLAPSETTYSAEGRAADWRATNIEERATGLHFRVLSPLGEFVAHLPMIGRFNVANALAGMGAAVHLGATVPGLVEGLASFRGVPGRMELVPGGEDDPRVIVDFAHTPPSLEKALSTLRATTTGRLWVLIGSAGGPRDPSKRAPLGEVATRLADHAVFTEEDHRDTPLADILREMERGAREAGRANFTSIGDRREAIRHVIREARAGDTVLLAGKGPEDTLERDGETLPWDEVAEARAALEARR; this is translated from the coding sequence ATGCGCCTGCGCGACCTCGCCGCCGTCCTCGCCGTTCCCTCCCCCGACCTGCCCGACGTGGAGGTGCGCGGCGTGACGCACAACGCGGCGTGGGTGGAGCCGGGATTTGCCTACGTGGCGATTCGCGGGGCACGCTTCGACGGGCACAGCTTCCTGGACGAGGTGGCGGAGCGGGGGGCGGTGGCGGTGCTGGGGGAAGGATTGCCGGAAGGTCTGGCCTCCCCCCTGCCCTACCTGACGGTGCGAAGCGCCCGGGCGGCCCTGGCAGACGCGGCGGCGGCCCTCACTGGGCACCCCAGCCGAAAGTTGAAGGTGGTCGGCGTGACGGGCACGGACGGCAAGACGACGACGAGCTGGCTCACCCGGCATCTCCTGCGCGCGGCAGGGCTGGAGACGGGCCTGCTGAGCACCGTCGGCTACGAGTTGCCGGACGGCGTGCTGCGGCACTTCCCGGCCCACTTCACCACCCCCGAGGCGCCGCAGGTGCAGGCGACCCTGGCGGGGATCGTGGCGGCGGGCGCGCGGGCCGTCGTGCTGGAGGCGAGCAGCCACGCCCTCGCGCTCGACCGGGTGCGGGGGGTGGACTGGGACGTGGCGGTGTGGACACACCTCTCCAGCGAACACCTCGACTTCCACGGCACGGTCGAGAACTACTTCGCCGAGAAGAGGAAGCTGGTGGAACGCGCCCGCCACGCCGTCCTGAATGCGGACGACCCGTGGACGGAGCGGCTGACGGGCCTCGCGCCCTCGGAGACGACCTACTCGGCCGAGGGAAGGGCGGCGGACTGGCGGGCGACGAACATCGAGGAACGTGCCACCGGCCTGCACTTCCGCGTCCTCTCCCCCCTGGGCGAGTTCGTCGCCCACCTCCCCATGATTGGGCGTTTCAACGTGGCGAACGCGCTGGCGGGGATGGGTGCGGCGGTCCACCTGGGAGCAACGGTGCCTGGGCTCGTGGAGGGGCTGGCCTCCTTCCGGGGAGTGCCGGGCCGAATGGAACTCGTCCCCGGGGGGGAGGACGACCCCCGCGTCATCGTGGATTTCGCGCACACGCCGCCCAGCCTGGAAAAGGCCCTCTCCACCCTGCGGGCGACGACCACCGGGCGGCTGTGGGTCCTGATCGGCTCGGCGGGCGGCCCGCGCGACCCCAGCAAACGCGCGCCCCTGGGCGAGGTCGCCACCCGGCTCGCCGACCACGCCGTCTTCACCGAGGAGGACCACCGCGATACGCCCCTCGCCGACATCCTGCGGGAGATGGAACGGGGGGCGCGGGAGGCGGGCCGGGCCAACTTCACGAGCATCGGGGACCGGCGCGAGGCGATCCGGCACGTGATCCGCGAGGCGCGAGCGGGCGACACCGTGCTCCTCGCCGGGAAGGGGCCGGAGGACACGCTGGAACGGGACGGCGAGACTCTGCCCTGGGACGAGGTGGCCGAGGCGCGGGCGGCGCTGGAGGCCCGGCGGTGA
- a CDS encoding ArsR/SmtB family transcription factor — protein sequence MTVPATPDADTCEVSCVHPEAVARARAVQPDDDALGRAAGLLKAVSDPTRLRLLTALGTGELCVCDLAAVAGTSESAVSHQLRLLRGQNLVAPRREGRIVYYRLADGHVSALLGNVLEHVSEGTWGPRPWLTAER from the coding sequence ATGACGGTCCCCGCCACCCCGGACGCCGACACCTGCGAGGTCAGTTGCGTTCACCCGGAAGCCGTCGCCCGCGCCCGCGCCGTCCAGCCCGACGACGACGCCCTGGGCCGGGCCGCCGGGCTCCTCAAGGCCGTCTCCGACCCCACCCGGTTGCGGTTACTCACTGCCCTGGGCACCGGGGAACTCTGCGTGTGCGACCTCGCGGCGGTGGCGGGCACCAGCGAGAGCGCGGTGAGCCATCAACTGCGCCTCCTCCGGGGACAGAACCTCGTCGCCCCACGCCGGGAGGGCCGTATTGTCTACTACCGCCTGGCGGACGGGCATGTGTCGGCCCTGCTGGGAAACGTGCTGGAGCATGTGAGCGAGGGGACTTGGGGACCTCGCCCCTGGCTGACGGCTGAACGCTGA
- a CDS encoding deoxynucleoside kinase codes for MYLAVSGNIGSGKSTLTRMLSDRYGLRPVYEPYAENPYLEDFYRNMRRYSFHSQVYFLSRRLEQHLNLVTGARYVIQDRTVFEDANIFARNLYESGQMEGRDWATYLGLYEGILPALRVPDLLIHIDASLPTLRQRIAQRGRDYEQNIPDTYLLGLNRLYDEWIRAFDACPVVRVPGDRLDFVHDPAAFQWVCDRVQGYGFGLPLLR; via the coding sequence ATGTACCTCGCCGTCTCGGGCAACATCGGCAGCGGCAAGAGCACCCTCACGCGGATGCTCTCGGACCGCTACGGGTTGCGGCCCGTCTACGAGCCCTATGCCGAGAACCCCTACCTGGAAGACTTCTACCGCAACATGCGGCGGTATTCCTTCCACTCGCAGGTGTACTTCCTGTCGCGGCGGCTGGAGCAGCACCTCAACCTCGTGACGGGGGCGCGGTACGTCATTCAGGACCGGACCGTCTTCGAGGACGCCAACATCTTCGCGCGCAACCTTTACGAGAGCGGGCAGATGGAGGGGCGCGACTGGGCGACGTACCTGGGCCTCTACGAGGGCATCCTCCCCGCCCTGCGGGTGCCCGACCTCCTGATCCACATCGACGCCTCACTCCCCACCCTGCGGCAGCGCATCGCCCAGCGCGGGCGGGACTACGAGCAGAACATTCCCGACACCTACCTGCTGGGCCTGAACCGCCTCTACGACGAGTGGATTCGGGCCTTCGATGCCTGCCCGGTGGTGCGGGTGCCCGGCGACCGACTCGACTTCGTGCATGACCCGGCGGCCTTCCAGTGGGTGTGCGACCGGGTGCAGGGGTACGGGTTCGGGCTGCCGCTGTTGAGGTAG
- a CDS encoding deoxynucleoside kinase has protein sequence MYVVVEGPIGVGKTSLAGRLAARYGAELNLEVVEENPFLARFYEAPEVYAFQVQVFFLLSRFKQLSALAQPGLWSGHVVSDYLFDKDFIFAAMNLREAEFALYKDLYAHLSPRLPTPDLVVYLRAEPGLLLSRIEKRGRPFERAMQAAYLAELTARYDEYFRTYPGRLLMVDASGYDFVGSAQDEQAILGRVDEALRAEGAVRG, from the coding sequence ATGTACGTCGTCGTGGAAGGCCCCATCGGGGTAGGAAAGACCAGCCTTGCGGGCAGGCTCGCGGCGCGCTACGGCGCGGAACTCAACCTGGAGGTCGTGGAGGAGAATCCCTTCCTGGCCCGCTTCTACGAGGCTCCAGAGGTCTACGCCTTCCAGGTGCAGGTCTTTTTCCTGCTCTCGCGCTTCAAGCAGCTCTCGGCCCTCGCCCAGCCGGGGCTGTGGAGCGGTCACGTCGTCAGCGACTACCTCTTCGACAAGGACTTCATCTTCGCGGCGATGAACCTGCGTGAAGCCGAATTCGCCCTGTACAAGGACCTGTACGCCCACCTCTCGCCCCGCTTGCCCACCCCCGACCTCGTGGTGTACCTGCGCGCCGAGCCGGGCCTCCTCCTCTCGCGCATCGAGAAGCGGGGGCGCCCCTTCGAGCGCGCGATGCAGGCCGCCTACCTCGCCGAGCTTACGGCCCGCTACGACGAATATTTCCGCACCTACCCGGGCCGCCTCCTAATGGTCGACGCGAGCGGGTACGACTTCGTGGGGAGTGCCCAGGACGAGCAGGCGATCCTGGGGCGGGTAGACGAGGCGCTGCGGGCGGAAGGGGCGGTGAGGGGATGA
- a CDS encoding S1C family serine protease, protein MRSLARAAGLALLLLAAATGAYVTGRVQAQRTLVTADEINTVEVAQQALPAVVRVDARLRKDVLQAGDDPVETGTGFFYKRDLIVTNYHVIQYQESVSVTLSNGRRVTARVEGVDPGIDIAILRVSGVTAPRTLSFGRSAGLLPGQKLITIGTPLRIPNFVATGVFSVAASARDVPRNDQLGGEIGQYLVTTTNIQGGNSGGPVLDSRGAVVGVADANAAPNNFVPGVIGIAIPGDLVRQSLEDLERIGVPQRGTLGVTLVDLDSLEPALRQLAGLSSSEGALVDEVPAGTAGARAGLRGSLRNSRGQLLAPLGDIIVAVDGQRVRGSFDVIRLVAAKRPGQTVNLRVWRNKRSVDVRVPLQKRTLQ, encoded by the coding sequence GTGAGGTCCCTGGCCCGTGCCGCCGGACTCGCGCTGCTGCTTCTCGCCGCAGCGACGGGCGCCTACGTCACGGGCCGCGTCCAGGCCCAGCGCACTCTCGTCACCGCCGACGAGATCAACACGGTCGAGGTGGCGCAGCAGGCCCTCCCGGCCGTCGTGCGGGTGGACGCCCGGCTGCGCAAGGACGTGCTTCAGGCGGGCGACGACCCGGTGGAGACGGGCACGGGCTTTTTCTACAAGCGTGACCTGATCGTCACGAACTACCACGTCATCCAGTACCAGGAGTCGGTCAGCGTGACCCTCTCCAACGGGCGGCGGGTGACGGCGCGGGTCGAGGGCGTGGACCCCGGCATCGACATCGCCATCCTGCGGGTGTCGGGGGTGACGGCGCCCAGGACCCTGAGTTTCGGGCGCAGCGCGGGCCTGCTCCCGGGCCAGAAGCTCATCACCATCGGCACGCCGCTGCGGATTCCGAACTTCGTGGCGACGGGGGTGTTCAGCGTGGCCGCCAGCGCCCGCGACGTGCCCCGCAACGACCAGCTCGGCGGGGAGATCGGGCAGTACCTCGTGACCACCACCAACATCCAGGGCGGTAACAGCGGCGGCCCGGTCCTCGACTCGCGTGGGGCGGTCGTGGGGGTGGCCGACGCCAACGCCGCGCCCAACAACTTCGTCCCCGGCGTGATCGGCATCGCCATCCCCGGCGACCTCGTGCGGCAGAGCCTGGAGGATCTGGAGAGAATCGGCGTGCCCCAGCGCGGCACCCTGGGGGTGACCCTGGTGGACCTCGACAGCCTGGAGCCTGCCCTGCGCCAGCTCGCCGGGCTGAGCAGCAGCGAGGGCGCCCTGGTGGACGAGGTGCCCGCCGGGACCGCCGGGGCGCGGGCGGGACTGCGCGGTTCCCTGCGCAACAGCCGGGGCCAGCTCCTCGCGCCCCTGGGGGACATCATCGTCGCGGTGGACGGCCAGCGGGTGCGCGGCAGCTTCGACGTGATCCGCCTCGTCGCCGCCAAGCGGCCCGGCCAGACGGTCAACCTGCGGGTGTGGCGCAACAAGCGGAGCGTGGACGTGCGGGTGCCGCTCCAGAAGCGGACATTGCAGTAG
- a CDS encoding FmdB family zinc ribbon protein — protein MPTYVYKNIETGEVYEIKQSIRDEALTVHPETGAPIKRVPSQPGIAFRGSGFYVTDSRPKPAEAGAGKATGTDGGGKGGGGE, from the coding sequence ATGCCCACCTACGTCTACAAGAACATCGAGACCGGCGAAGTCTACGAGATCAAGCAGAGCATCCGCGACGAGGCGCTGACCGTTCACCCCGAGACGGGCGCGCCCATCAAGCGCGTGCCCTCGCAGCCCGGCATCGCGTTCCGGGGCAGCGGCTTTTACGTGACCGACTCGCGGCCCAAGCCCGCCGAGGCGGGGGCGGGCAAGGCCACCGGCACGGACGGCGGGGGCAAAGGCGGCGGGGGCGAGTGA
- a CDS encoding acyl-CoA dehydrogenase C-terminal domain-containing protein — protein sequence MPQYKAPLRDIKFLMHELLDAPQALGALPFHAQNETADTDLMNQVLEEAARFVETELAPLNRVGDEEGCTWHAGGVVTTPTGFKAAYDKYRQAGWTALDADPEYGGQGMPHLVSNILVEMLNSANVAWSMYPGLSHGAYSALHAVGSDELKATYLPKLVSGEWTGTMCLTEPHAGTDLGIIRTKATDNGDGSYAITGTKIFISAGEHDMAENIVHLVLARLEGSPAGTKGISLFLVPKFLPNADGSVGERNGVVCGSIEHKMGIHGNATAVLNFDGAKGFLVGEVNKGMNNMFIMMNAARLGTGLQGLALGEVAYQNALSYAKERLQMRHEPRVDPAQEADPIIVHPDVRRMLLTGKAYTEAGRAMAMWLALSIDVEHHHPDEAKRKEAADLVALLTPIAKAFMTDNGFNIAVLSQQVYGGHGYIREWGMEQFVRDARIAQIYEGTNGVQALDLLGRKVLMDGGKKLQKLAGVLQQFVEENEGDEELAPYLDALGKAANQLGSLTMVVGQKALAGPEGADEVNAVAVDYLRFFGHVVYGYLWARMAKIAAEKVGAGQDRDGFYLAKVQTARFYFAKLFPETKALAATIKAGNESLAVDDRVFGLERPLVGT from the coding sequence ATGCCCCAGTACAAGGCCCCCCTGCGCGACATCAAGTTCCTGATGCACGAGCTGCTGGACGCGCCCCAAGCCCTCGGCGCGCTGCCCTTCCACGCGCAGAACGAGACCGCCGACACCGACCTGATGAACCAGGTGCTCGAAGAGGCCGCCCGCTTCGTGGAGACCGAACTCGCGCCCCTTAACCGGGTGGGCGACGAGGAAGGCTGTACCTGGCACGCGGGCGGGGTCGTGACTACCCCCACGGGCTTCAAGGCCGCCTACGACAAGTACCGTCAGGCAGGCTGGACCGCCCTCGACGCCGACCCCGAGTACGGCGGGCAGGGGATGCCCCACCTCGTGAGCAACATCCTCGTGGAGATGCTGAACTCGGCCAACGTCGCGTGGTCGATGTACCCCGGCCTCTCGCACGGGGCGTACTCCGCCCTGCACGCGGTCGGCAGCGACGAACTCAAGGCCACCTACCTCCCCAAGCTCGTGAGCGGCGAGTGGACGGGGACGATGTGCCTCACCGAGCCGCACGCGGGCACGGACCTGGGGATCATCCGCACGAAGGCGACGGACAACGGTGACGGCTCCTACGCGATCACGGGCACCAAGATCTTCATCAGCGCGGGCGAGCACGACATGGCCGAGAACATCGTCCACCTCGTCCTGGCGCGGCTGGAAGGCAGCCCGGCGGGCACGAAGGGGATCAGCCTCTTCCTGGTGCCCAAGTTCCTGCCGAACGCGGACGGCTCGGTTGGTGAACGCAACGGCGTGGTCTGCGGCTCCATCGAGCACAAGATGGGGATTCACGGCAACGCGACCGCCGTGCTCAACTTCGACGGCGCGAAGGGGTTCCTCGTCGGCGAAGTGAACAAGGGCATGAACAACATGTTCATCATGATGAACGCCGCCCGACTCGGCACGGGCCTCCAGGGCCTCGCGCTCGGCGAGGTGGCGTACCAGAACGCCCTGTCCTACGCCAAGGAACGCCTCCAGATGCGCCACGAGCCGCGCGTGGACCCGGCCCAGGAGGCCGACCCGATCATCGTCCACCCCGACGTGCGCCGGATGTTGCTCACCGGCAAGGCGTACACCGAGGCGGGCCGCGCGATGGCGATGTGGCTGGCGCTGAGCATCGACGTCGAGCACCACCACCCCGACGAGGCGAAGCGCAAGGAGGCCGCCGACCTCGTGGCGCTCCTGACGCCCATTGCCAAGGCGTTCATGACTGACAACGGTTTCAACATCGCCGTTCTCAGCCAGCAGGTGTACGGCGGGCACGGCTACATCCGCGAGTGGGGCATGGAGCAGTTCGTCCGCGACGCGCGCATCGCCCAGATCTACGAGGGCACCAACGGCGTCCAGGCCCTCGACCTGCTGGGCCGCAAGGTGCTGATGGACGGCGGCAAGAAGCTCCAGAAGCTCGCCGGAGTCCTGCAACAGTTCGTGGAGGAGAACGAGGGCGATGAGGAACTGGCCCCCTACCTCGACGCGCTGGGCAAGGCCGCGAACCAGCTCGGCAGCCTCACGATGGTCGTCGGACAGAAAGCGCTCGCGGGCCCCGAGGGTGCCGACGAGGTGAACGCGGTTGCCGTGGATTACCTGCGCTTCTTTGGGCATGTCGTCTACGGCTACCTGTGGGCGCGGATGGCGAAGATCGCCGCCGAGAAGGTGGGGGCCGGGCAGGACCGGGACGGCTTCTACCTCGCCAAGGTCCAGACCGCGCGCTTCTACTTCGCCAAGCTCTTCCCCGAGACCAAGGCCCTTGCCGCCACGATCAAGGCCGGGAACGAGTCTCTTGCGGTGGACGACCGGGTGTTCGGGCTGGAGCGGCCCCTGGTTGGGACGTAA
- a CDS encoding Crp/Fnr family transcriptional regulator, with amino-acid sequence MNYPSLVWHLKRTELFADLELTELERVAATTPYRSYQPGEVIYRMDDPADALYFVRSGLVKISKLFPNGKEAILGVIGQHDTFGELLLQPEERRPTQAEALERTTLIVLPRTELQKLLNTKPDLAMKLIRLMAARLFEAQSWTAAVSAYSAPERVASLLYRLAREFGRPHNQGVELALKLNQEDIARMVGATRETVSHSLGKLKQEGAIVRARAPMIVRLEGLRRYLEE; translated from the coding sequence ATGAATTATCCAAGCCTGGTCTGGCACCTCAAGCGCACTGAGCTGTTCGCGGACCTTGAGCTGACGGAGCTGGAGCGCGTGGCCGCCACCACGCCCTACCGCTCGTACCAGCCGGGCGAGGTCATCTACCGCATGGACGACCCGGCGGACGCACTGTATTTCGTCCGTAGTGGGCTCGTGAAGATCAGCAAGCTCTTTCCCAACGGCAAGGAGGCCATCCTGGGCGTGATCGGCCAGCACGACACCTTCGGAGAATTGCTGCTCCAGCCCGAGGAGCGCCGCCCCACCCAGGCCGAGGCCCTGGAGCGCACCACCCTGATCGTGCTGCCGCGCACCGAGCTGCAAAAGCTCCTGAACACCAAGCCCGACCTCGCCATGAAGCTGATCCGCCTGATGGCCGCCCGGCTCTTCGAGGCGCAGTCGTGGACCGCTGCCGTGAGCGCGTACAGTGCCCCCGAGCGGGTCGCCAGCCTGCTCTACCGCCTCGCCCGCGAGTTCGGACGGCCCCACAACCAGGGCGTCGAGCTGGCCCTCAAGCTCAACCAGGAGGACATCGCCCGGATGGTCGGCGCCACCCGCGAGACGGTGAGCCATTCTCTGGGCAAGCTCAAGCAGGAGGGCGCCATCGTCCGCGCCCGCGCGCCGATGATCGTGCGGCTGGAGGGCCTGAGGCGCTACCTGGAGGAGTAG